Within the Maribacter sp. BPC-D8 genome, the region TGTTGCTTATAAATGACAACGGACAATTATCAAACAATACAGAATCACTATCTCCGCAATTATTAAATATTGGTATGATTACAGACGCCATTTGGAGTGATTATGATGGCGACCAAGATTTAGATTTAATTGTTGTTGGCGAATGGATGCCGATAACCGTTTTTGAGAATAATGATGGAAAATTCACCAAAATTGATGTTGGAGATTTCGACGCAACAAACGGCTGGTGGTTTAGTATAGAACAAGGTGATTTTGACAATGATGGCGACATGGATTACATCGCAGGTAATCTAGGTCTTAATTACAAGTACAAAACGAGCACAGACAAACCTTTTGATGTCTATTATAATGATTTTGATGCCAACGGCAACAGCGATATCGTTCTGGGGTATTACAACAAAGAAAAACATTACCCGCTACGAGGGTTTTCGTGTTCTTCGGAACAAGTGCCAGATCTGAAGAAAAAAATTATCAAGTACGATGCGTTTGCATCTATGGAGCTGAAAGATGTTTACGGAGAGGAAAAATTGAAGAACTCACTTCACTACTACACAGATACATTTGCTTCAGTTTATATTGAGAATACCGGAAACGGTCAATTTAAAATCAGCAACCTACCAAATTTAGCACAGCTATCTAACCTCAACGATATGCTTATTAGGGATTTTAACGGTGATGGAGCACTTGATATATTAGGAATAGGCAATCTATATGTTTCAGAAATAGAAACCCCGAGAAACGACGCAGGAACAGGTATTCTTTTACTCGGCAATGGAAAAGGTGCTTTTACCGCTCAACGCGGTTCTGAAATAGGGTTTTATGCTGCTAAGGATGCCAAAAAGATAACACCTTTATCAAATGGCAAAAAAGAATATATTTTAGTAGGTAACAATAATGATGCGCTTCAGTTTTTTGAATTAAACAAGAAGTGATTTCATTCTCATTTAAAAATTATAACTAATCAATAATTCCAGGAGCTCTAGTTTCCAGTCCCTCCATGTCTTTTAAAGAATCACCCAGTCGTACTCGCATTTCATCTACTAACTTTTGAATAGTAGCGACCACCTTAGGGTTACTTGCTGCAACATTGGTTGTTTCGCTTTCGTCAGATTCTAAATCGTATAATTCGATCTCAGCTAAATCCACCATTTTATACTCACCAGGCAAACCATCTTTACCAGGTTCTTGACCGTTCATGGTTCTGTACCGATGTGGAAAATACAATTTCCATTTACCATAGCGTACACCGAATAACTCGTTTACCCTGTAGTAAAAGAAATAAGCTTCTTGCGGACTCTCATCTGTTTTACCCGTAAATAAAGACCAACCACTTTTACCGTCAATTATTTCATCAGGTAGTTTTGCATTGGTAACCTCTGCCAAAGAAGGTAAAATATCAATTGCCATAAGTGGCGCATCAATAGTTATCCCGCTTTTAATCTCTTTTGGGTACTTAATAATAAAAGGTTCTCGCTGACCGCCTTCCCATCCGGTTCCTTTTCCTTCACGAAACGGATATGCACTACCAGAATGATTTCCATAAGCCAACCAAGGTCCATTATCCGAAGTAAAAATAATAATGGTATTTTCCGTCAATCCATTCTTTTCAACTGCCTTTATGATCTCACCAACAGACCAATCTAATTCCATAATAACATCACCATAAAGTCCCCTATTCGATTTTCCTTTAAATTTATCAGATACATACAAAGGCACATGAGGTTGTGGATGTGGTACATATAGAAAAAACGGATTGTTCTTATTTCGTTCAATAAAATCAACACTTC harbors:
- a CDS encoding sulfatase produces the protein MTSKLNYLLLLSCLIGQYIIGQEIEVKEEVSPNIILIFTDDQGYNDVGVFGADDIDTPNLDQMARDGAMLTNFYAAQAVCSASRAAILTGSYPNRIGIHNAFMPNSKKGLNPKETTLAEMLKAKGYATAIFGKWHLGDAKEFMPNKQGFDEYFGIPYSNDMWPLHPQQGPIFDFGPLPLYENEKVIDTLTDQTNLTTEITERSVDFIERNKNNPFFLYVPHPQPHVPLYVSDKFKGKSNRGLYGDVIMELDWSVGEIIKAVEKNGLTENTIIIFTSDNGPWLAYGNHSGSAYPFREGKGTGWEGGQREPFIIKYPKEIKSGITIDAPLMAIDILPSLAEVTNAKLPDEIIDGKSGWSLFTGKTDESPQEAYFFYYRVNELFGVRYGKWKLYFPHRYRTMNGQEPGKDGLPGEYKMVDLAEIELYDLESDESETTNVAASNPKVVATIQKLVDEMRVRLGDSLKDMEGLETRAPGIID